A region of the Peptococcaceae bacterium genome:
CGAGCAGTCGTTCCGCCAGATGAAAGACCCCTCCTGGGTCAGTTGGGATCCGCTCCTGCACTGGACTGACCAAAAGATCCGCGTGCACGCGTTCTATTGTTTTGCCGCACTGCTTATGTCGGCATTGTTAAAGAAAGAACTGCAAAATAGAAAGGTTGCCATTTCCTTAACAAGAGCTTTTGAAAAATTGTCCAAAATTCAGGAGGTTACGATTGAATATCCAGCCCCGAAACGTACTCAGGAACCTGTTCGGGTAGTCCTGTTGACTGAAATGGATTCGGAACAAAAGGAACTTTTTGAGGCTTTAGAGCTGGCTGATTACACTGTTTAGTACTACGTTTTTGGCCCTGAAAGCCTTGATATGAAAGGATTCTAAAAAATAAAAACTAATATTTCGTAAAGTCATGCTAGCGGTAATTCATATGTGGCATCCACGACTAAGTGCAGTTTGTAGCCAAACCATTTTACGACCTTTTCCCAGGGCCTGCCGTCTTTGTCCTGACCATGGTATTCTTTTCGCCCGTAGTCGGCATCCGTATCCCGCCTGCCATCCGGTG
Encoded here:
- a CDS encoding transposase; this encodes YSVDEQAFDELKNTSLGKTILFTDRNDWQAEEIILTYRDQNKIEQSFRQMKDPSWVSWDPLLHWTDQKIRVHAFYCFAALLMSALLKKELQNRKVAISLTRAFEKLSKIQEVTIEYPAPKRTQEPVRVVLLTEMDSEQKELFEALELADYTV